CTCCAGTTCCGCCTTCCGAATCGATGTCCCATACAGAGTTTCCAGTCTGAGGAGGTTGGGGAATCAAAGGCTGAATAGGCCCACAGGATGAGGAGACACCCAGAGGCTAAGCCCAGAAATCTCAGGGACCGTGGACTGGACATACCTGAGAACGTTGCCTGATGCCTTAATGATGTCGACAATCTCTCGATGCCGAACACCTTCCACGTTCAGGCCGTTGACACTGGCAATAGTGTCCCCTGCCAGGAAAAGGAGTCGTCAGCATGTGTTCCGTGGGGTGTGACAGAAGAATTCCAGCTCCCTACCTTAACCAGAAAGGGTAGGGGTAATAATCCCCCAAAATACTCCTAAACCCCCACTCCTCACAGTTCTAGGGAGACTTCTGATGTTTCTCTCTTCCCCATCCAAAATACATTCAGGGAACCACAGCCTCCATCTGCTGCCTGTAGCCTAAATGACTCCCAGCTTGGCCAGACCCAGCACCCCGCACCCTCAGTGGAGCTGGGCCCTCAAATACCCACACCCTCACCCCATCCTCAGGAAGCTCTGTCCTGTAGGTTGAGCCTTCCCAACCCCTCAGCCATTCCCAGAGCTGGTTACTTCTGTCCAGCCCACAGACTGTCGTGAGATCCAGTCAagccagggaggggcagggggagtAGCAGCAAGCTGGGAACTCACACCAGCCCCAGACATGACAGGCCTTGGCTTCGGAAACCCTTTCTGCCACTGCAGAGCCTCCTGAACTTGGGCGGCACATGCTGCCATCTCTAAGGTCTCATTTCCTGTCTGTAAAAAGGGGGTGTGGATCCCGGctgtcctacctcagggataTGGGGAGGATCAGGGGGGACAGCAGATGTGAAACTGCATCACAAAGTTGCAGTCTACCACTTGGCTACCAGGGGCCAGGGACAAGGAGGTGagatcttagggggaaaatgGTGGTGGAATTGGAGGAGGACTTGGGAATTCTAGATTTCACCAGTCCCAGTGGTCTCTTACTCAAGGCATCATTTGCTTATTAGAGGAAATAACATAGGTACCTCTGAGTTGAGCCAGGTTGGGGGCAGGGTATGCCCTGATCCCCAGTGTCAAGCAGATCTAATGGAATTCTGGACGGCAGGATTGCCAGGAGGAGGCaggacagcagcagcagcagctaccCTTTTCCAGGCACCCAGTTCAGTGCACAGGGAATCTCCTCACACACTGTGATCCGAGGATGTATTATCACCCCAATTTTACAAATGGAACTACTCAGATCACACAGTAAATGGTAAATTTCTCAGGAGCCAAAACCCAGATTCTATCCATTCTCTTTTCTGGCCTCCACAAGATAGGAGGGAGAAGGGGGACTGGTTTCAGGAGAGATTTCTCATCCCCTCTCCTTGGGAGTAAGTGCACACCCTTTCCCAGAGCCCCAAGTCCTGGGCTCCGGACTTACCTGGTGTGAGCCCAGCCAGATGGGCAGGGCTGGCCTCGTGAACTCGGCAGACAAACGTCACCATCTCCACACGCTGCTCCTCCCGGTGGTGCAGGCCATAGGTCTGTAACAAGCAAGGGGACCCTCAGCCCAGGGGTGGGACAGGTTCATCTATCCCTCGTGCTGGCCTCCCAAATCCTCACCGCCTCTGTACTTAGCCTCTCCCACCTGGAGCTCAAAGCCGAAGGTCTGGTTATCCTCCTTCTCCAATGTTAGCACTTTTCTGTGGGAGACACAGCGTTCATTGTATTAAGACTGTCAGGATTAGAAGGAGCTTGGCAGTCCCATAGCTTGACCCTCCAGGGATGCTGGCGTTTGGTCTAGAACATCCAGGTGTGGCTCACTGTCTCCAGTAGCAAGTCACTCCCATCACAGATTGTTGTAAAGTCCTTCCCCATATCCAACTGCTATCAGCCTAGTGGAGCTGCAGTCAACCCAGCctcatgggtgggggtggggagcctggGGGACAGCTGGGACCCCCAGAGAGAGTGGATTAGATGAGTTTTTCAGCAAAAGGAGGTTTCTGGTTAGCCCCAGGAGTACCACTTACTGGCGAGCTGAAGCTCCGAATTTGGGCCCCAGCCTGGACCCTGGTCTGCTCCACAGCTTTGGGGAGAAggctggccccacccccagaggccAGTAACGAGGCTCAGCCCAGACCACAGCTGCTCCTCCCAGCTGCGGTGGGGCCAGCCCACCAGATGtgagggctggggggaggggagcctCGAGGCCGCCCCTTCCCGCAATGAAGGCCTGCCCGGCCCACTGGACACAATGGCCTGGAGTCACTCCAGACCCTGGCCTGCTGGGGGAGCCCGGTGCTtcctctgcccaccccctcccccttccttcccgCCCAGCCAGAGGCAGAGTTAAACAGCCGCCGGAGGCCCATGGCCCCTTTGAGTCTCGTGGCCTCAGAGATGCCCTGAAGACCCGGCCCCTCAGCTCTCAGCCTGACCCAGATATCCTCTCCCACATGTTGAAAGCAGCAGCTCCCAGCTCCAACCGGAGCCCTCCCCACTGCTGAACGCCAGGCCTTCTCCGTCTGTTTGCACTgggtggtgggagggggtgggggactgGGAAACTGGGAGTTCTGTGCCTATCCCAGTCCGCTTTGGTTTTCTGAAGGGGTCAGCAAGGTTTTTCTGTTAAGGGCCAGAGagcaaatattttagactttgcaggtcacatatggtctctgtcatATATTGTTCTTTGCTTTTATCTTTACAACTCTTCAAAAATGTAAAGCTCGCTCAGCTCAAGGGCCAAACAGGCCCATCTGGCGACAGTTTGCTGATATGTTTTAGAAGAAGCCAGGCCCAAATCGGGAATCGGGAATGTGGGCACCTACTTCTGCCCACACCTCAGACCTTTCCTGAGAGAGCCACCACAGGGTGGGATCAGCATAGGAGGCAGCTGGGGCCCTCAGGGCTTGCTGGGGCTGGGAGGACTCTGTGGAGGGGGTCCCAGGAGGCCTGGGTTAGGACATTCCCCTGCAGACTTCTCTTACCTCCCCCATCTCCTGTCTCCTGTTGATCCAGAGCTCCCAGGGACAGGGAACTggcagaggctgggggtgggtTGAGGAGCACCCTATGACTCAAAAGTCTCCACCTCCTTTCTCTACCACCCCCTTCCCATAGCCCACACTTCCACCGGCCCCTCACTCCCCTCGGGAAGTGGGCGAATGACTCCCCCTGGTTGGTCGGAGAGGGCAGTgttgtgctccccccacccccagcatctaACCCCTTTTGGACCAGGGCAggggctggtgggggagggggtggtgtgTGACTCACCGCTGCTGTTCAGGACTCTGGCTGAGATTCTTCCAGCGGAATCCAGAGCCCTGGGCAGGAAGAGGGAGAGTCAGGAAGGAACAGGTGAGAGGGGGGCTGTTCTTGAGCAGATGCTGAGCCCTTCTCTGGGAGGTTCCTCACTTGGGCTATGGACCTggctccttagtttctgtttttccctGGTTCACCTGCTTTGTTGCTGGAATAACTATTTCCTGAGTGCCACTATCACTCCATAGCTTTCCCCTCAGGCTTTAATTCATTACCCTGGCTCAGGGTGGtgatggggggcagggagggtttGAGGTTGGGGAGTACAATTCTCCTAGGTTCTAGATGCATGGACCTGCTGGTTTCCAGCCTGGAGGTatgaggaggagaagggggagggcTTCGTCACTCTATAATGATCTCCATCCCCAGGTTGCATGTAGGATTCAGGCTTCCTAGATCACACAACCTGAGACAGGGGATCTTCCCAGATGGGATTCCAAGAAGGGCCAAAGGCTCCTGGGCTCAACTGTCAAGGCACCCTGGGACCCCCTTGCAGTCAGGTCACTCTACCTAATTTCGCTGACGATGGCTTGGGAGAGCTGGGGTCCAAGGCCCAGGCCTGGAGCTCAGGTAATCCCAGCCTGAATGTGGAAAGGCAGGGGACTGAGGTGCCAAACTTCCTCCCCCCTAGTACGGGCCATTTCAGGGACTGGCGGTGGGTCCCAGCTGCAGGTGGACAGATGTGCCCAGCTCCACCTGGGTCTCTTAacattgtcatatattttattgcttttggggacaaaaaaaatttcagatcTCAAGCTCATTTTTAAGTCTCACTATACTTAAGGAGAAAGATTGGAAATTCTTTTTGGGAGGAGGGGTGACAGCTGAACGTGCCTGTTTAGGGCCCTTGAGAAACTAAAGCAGTGTATTCTCCTCCCTAAGTTAATGGTCTTTGGAGGAAACCTTGTCCCAGACCTACCTTTTCCTATAAGCTTCAAGCAGTCCAGGACCTTCCTGAACTATGCCCTTGGTAACCCTTCCCACGAAGTTTCCCCCAggcaaggaagagaagggagccCTCTTTTTCCAGAACCAACGATTAACCTCAGGGGTGGGGGCAGTCCCCAAATGGGCCAAGTAGGAAGGACCAGGCAACATAGAGAGACCCCTTTGTCTCTCAACCCGGATTTtcataaaatgcaaattctcaacAAGCTGTTCattgtgttgggggtggggtggggtgggggagagccgggggccaggggaggaggaggagggggttgagtgGGGAAAGGCCAACCAGCCCCCTCTCCTTAACCTGGGTCTCAAAGTCCCCCTTCTGAGCACTCGGGTCCCCTCGGGCCAGAGGAAGAGGCTCGCGGAGGGGGAGACTCAGAGAGCGGGCGTCGCCCGCATCCTTCCTGCCCCGCGGGCGCCCTACGACCCCTCCCACCGCGTCCGGTTCTGGCCGAAATCCAGGAAGCGGTGGCCCCGCATCTCAGACACCGGGCAAGGCAGCAGGCCCCAAGCCCAGGAGTACAGGCGTCTCCTCGGAAGGGTGTGCTCTCGGGAGTCAGCGGCGCTCCACGCACTTCCTCGGCGTGAGAACGCACGCGGCGCAGCCACCAGCCCTCCCCTTGCCACCGAGGGCTCTTGGACCTTCAACTTGTCTGGGGCGAGCGGCGGGACTCCAACCCTAGGTCTCCCTCTACAACTGGAGAAAAAGCCAAGCCCGGGCGAGGGTGACCTGGAGGCTGGGACACCTGGACACCGGGAGGAGCGacatggagtggggtggggggtgcacgGAGCCCGATGGAGCGAGTAAGAGAAAGGGGATGCTGGAGAGGAGtcaagacaggagagagggagcTAAACGAGGTGGCGGCGCGTGGGGGAGCGGAGTTGCGAGCCACCGAGATTGGGGAAATATGGAGGTGGGGGCCACAGCCTTCAAAGCAGCAGGGGCCGTGAGTAGGAGAGGTTTGCGCCTTCGGAGAAGAGGGCCAAGGTGGGGTCACCAGGTTCTGAACATGCCGATGGGGGTCAGCCGGCTGGGGGAGAGCGAAGGGGACTCCGTGATCCCCAAGGAGGGGATGTTGTGGGGATCAATGGGGGGACTTGGGGGGTTAGCAGGCTCCCCAATTGGGAGGATGTTGGGTTTGGCAGGTTCTGAGGAAGGGACTCGGGAGCCGCGGGGCTTAGtgggggtctggggtggggtaggggaaaCGCACCTTTCGGCGGGGCAGGGTGCCCCCGGACACGGCGAGAGCGCGATACAGCTCGGCAGGGTGGTAGTCCTCCAGCGCCGCGTACAGCTCGTCCCCGGGGGAGCCAGGGGCGGGGGCGGCGGCTGCAGCTGGGGGCCCCGAGGCCGGGGTCGGGGCCGGAGCGGCGGGAACGACTTCCGAGTCCCGAGCCGAGGCGGCGGGGTCCCGGGCAGCCGCCGCCTCCTCCTTCTGCTGCAGCTTCCTGAGTCGGCGGAGGGTCATGGCTCTGGCGCGGGGCGCCCCTCGGTGGCGGCGCTCGCTCGGCTCGGCGACGCTGGCAGCGGCTCGGGGATGCCAGCCGGGCGGGCCGTGGGTTGCCTCCCTTTATAGGCTCCCAGCGCCGGGCGGGGGCGGGTGGGCGGGGAGCGGCCTCCCTGTCGCCTCGCCCCCGGCGCGGCAGGCCCCGCCCCCTGGGGGCCTCATGGTCCCCCAGCCCCTCCCGCCAAGTGGCCGGTCCCGCCCCCAGCACTCCAAGATTGCTTCAGATTCGGGGGAACTCTTGGGGACCTGGTCACTCAGTGGGGAGCACCCCGCCGCggaggggaggggagtcagggcgTCCCGGGCTGGGGCCAGGGGTCTGGGTGATACAGGGAAAGGGTCTGTGAAGAGGCATTACGCGAGATTTGAAATTTGGGAATAGATGGCTTTAGAAAATCTTCGAGGACCTGGGCAGGGAAGTCAGGGGTCCTTGTGAGGAAGTTTGGGGGCCTCGGCGGAAGGAAGATTCGAGGAGATCCAGGGACCTGCAGGAGACTTCTACGCAAGGGGAGAAGGGCAGCAAGAGCGCGccgggggagggggttgggggggagtggttcctgtgggaggagggagatGCTCGAAAACTGACTATGGAGAACCCCCACCTTTTGCCCCTTTGACCTGCTAACTGGCCCCGGAGGAGTTGACCAAGGCTGCCTCTCCTAACCACATCTAGGGGAAAGGGAGTAGGTGGAAACCCAGAAAGTAGGCTTAATTCTGGCCCAGCCTTCATCCAGTCCCTCAGACGGTCAAGACAAACCTGGATAAATCTCCCCTCAGTTCCTGATACCCCTTTCCCAGAAGACAGGTCCTTACTATAATATTGACTATGAGGCAGGAGATATGCCTGAGCTGAGCAGTTATTGGGATGGGGGATCTTTGTTACTCTCTGACCCTGAATTAGGGACCATCCCCTGGGCTTTTGTTACTGGGCCAAAGGAGAGACGGGAATGGCCCAGCCAAAGTCTTTGTCGTCAGTGGTGGCCGAATAAGAAGTGAGAGGAGGAAGTGGAAGGCCATGCCTGGCGTCTAAAGAGCAGCTAGCCACCACAAGGCGTCAGCAGCACAAGCTGGGGGCTCCACATCACGACGTTTGCCACTGAACAGAGGCAGTAGCATGGGGGTGCGCTGTCCCAGTCTGTCTCCTCCCCCTCCATTCTTCCCACGTCTGTGCCAGGCCtttatagctaacatttactgagcatttaccaGGGGCCATGCACACTATCGTGTGTGCTTTTACATACGTGCATTAACTTACTTAGTCCTTGGAACAATCCTATGAAATAAAtcccaatgaggaaactgaggcccagagaggttaagtaacttgccctaaGTCCCTCAGTGTAGGGGCTGCGATTCAAACCCAGGCACACTGGTTCCAGAGCCTGCAATCTTAACCACAGTACGATACTGTCTTCAGTTCTTCAGTGTTAAGCAGTTAAGCCCtgctgcatgccaggcactggcTGGGCCCTGGGGCTCCTACCACTCTGGTAGGGGATGGTACATTGAACATGTGCTGTATTACACACATGGCCTGGGCAGTACAGAAAGTGGCCACATCCACCATGGGAGGCCAGGAAAGACTTTCTGTGTCTCCTGTGTCCTACCTATCTCAGTTCATCAGTTTACTTCAGTCTCCCTGCTTCCTTTTCTGGGCTCCCTGATTCCCTATGTGGGTCTCTTTTCCCATCATAAGGCTCCTgggcccccagcccctgctggAAGTGTGGATGTAGGGGGTGCTTCTCCACCCTTCAGTGACTGCACAAGTCCAGATGGCCGCGTGCCTGTTGGATGGGGAGCAGGGGATGGATTGGAGACTGCCGAGAGCCAAGAACTAGCTCCCTCGGTgccttcttctccctcctcccacttTCCCCCCTTGGCACCACCAAGTGGCCATCAGTTGAGGGGCCGAGGGGGTGGCGGTGGGGAAACATGGGACTCTATTGTGAAGCATTAGCACAGATGGACCCCTGGACCGTCTGTTGCCTGCTCCTGACAGACGGCATCTGtgttggggctgggggtggggagacaagTGAAGGCAGGAGGGGCAGTGGTTTCTATTCTATCCACTCCAGTGCTTATCCCTCAAGGGACCCTCAAGGGCATCTTGTACCTCCTTCTCTGGGAAGGACCACCATCCCACCCACCCCAGAGGATTAAAAATGCCTCTCTGCCTGAAACCTGAGTCACACTACACCTGTTTCTAACTGCCCTATTGAGACATTTCCCCTTTCAGGCTGGCACTGAGGGGCAGGGATGGCCCCTCAGTTTATGCAGGTCAGTCTGCCTCCCTGCTCCAAGTGAGAGAACACCACCAGAGAACTGAAGTTCACACATCAGGTTTCCTCCTCCTGCTAGGCAGAGAGCCCCAGAGAACCCCAGGGTGAGGGTGGGTGGACCCAAGAGATGAAATTTGTCAGCCCCATTTCATGATTTCCTCAAGTCCTGGAATTTTGGAGTCAGAAAAGGCCTTGGATACCATGTGATCCAAGGAGCCAAGTAAGGCCAGGAAAGGGAAGGTGGTGGCGATCAGACAGTGGAACCCattagaacccaggtctccaGACTCAAACTAGATGTTTTCCCACCTGTGCTGTTTGATTCAGCTACTGGGAGCTCCTCTGAGAGCTCAGAGACCCATGGCTGCTTCCTTCTCCCAATCTCCCCAATTTCTCCAGGGAGGTGATGGGGAGCCCAGGATACCACACTATGGGCTGGTGATGCCCTCTGGTGGCCATGTGTCTCTTGGTGGAAAATCTTCAAACCAGACTTTGAAAGGTTGTCTGGCTGCTTGTGCCAGGTTCCACCCGGCCCAGTCCAGACTGTTGGAATCTCGGTTAAGTTTATGGATTCCCCTCAGCCCTTCTCCCTCCCAAGAGGATGGCAATGGGCTCAGCAGACTCTGCTTGACCACTGAGTTCTGGAATTGCATACCTGTCACAGTTAGGAAGTTGGGATTTTTGATCTAAGCTGTTGCTGCCCTGCTGCAGGTGAAATTCATCAAGAAGGCAGCCAGCCGGTGGGCCTTCGCGGTGCAGCAACCTCACAGGTGACAGAACACATGAGGCCCTCAAAGCTTGGCCTTTTCCAACTCCACAGCTTCCTCCTAGGCCTGAGTCTCTTTGTCTAGCATCCGTTCTTCTCATCCTATTCTCTGCAGCCCCTTAAAGCTCGGGGGTGTGGCGGGGGTGGGATGCAGTCTGCACACTGCCTGCAGTTTCCTACCAGGATACCTCCCCCTCCTTACTCCTCCCTACAGGAAGCCTCTGTGCAAAACCCCCATCCCTCTGGCTCCTCAGACATCTGTGCTCCTGCTGTCCCTTATTCCTGAGCAAGTCTCTCTCTTTCACAATGAGCTCCCCAGGTTTATCCTTCCTTTGGACCACCCACCCTGCCCTAGCTCCTAGCACTCAGGCTAGGCGTTGACCTGGGTGGAGGGGAAGGAGCAGACAGAAGAGGCCTGGCTAAGACAGGTCTGAGTAACACCTTTTGTCAGTGGGGCAAACCCTTGCCCAGATATCTAATAGTCAACAGTCCCTCAACTCCCCCATGGAGAAAATGGGGGAGAGCTGACTCTTGCCGCCActgacctgctcaagctctaggGCACCATTAGATCAGGGCATCTGGGGCTCAGGCCCCTCTGGAGTCTAACCTGTCTTGGAGTTCTGACAATCATTTCAGGACTCTGAACTGGAAGGGAATGCTAGCTTGCTGGGGGCCCCTCCCCGGGTACTCCCACTGCTTCTgggctggggaggtgggagggagagggCCTGGAGCTCAGCTGCCTCTCTGGTCTGCTAGGAATGAGGGGCTGGGCCGCTAGTTGCATGACACTGCCTCTCAAGGGAGGCGTGGACAGCTGACTGGGCAGGGAGTGGTGGTTTTTCCCAATGGCTCCCACTGCCCAACAACTTCCAttcgagtgtgtgtgtgtgtgtgtgtgtgtgtgtgtctgtgtgtgtctgtgttgggGCCCAGGGAAAGAAGCCCAGCAGCAGGCCAAATCCCACACAGCTCAAAGACATTCCTCCTAGACCTGAATTAGGGATTAGGGGGTCTGGGAGCAGGGGCAGGGTAAGCGTGGCAGTTTGTGTCGGATATGAGTGGCCTGTGGGTCTAGGGACCCATTTTGCCTCTTGGGAGAGGAATTCAGGGTTGTCTCTGGCTTGAACAGGCTGCAGtggcagaaagaaggaaggattaACTCTCCAGCATTCCCTACAGCATTTATGCACATTCCCAAGACATAGGGTATTTATTTTACCCTGCCTCCTGTTGGAACTGGTACAAACAGCTAAGATAGAAGATGACAGCTCTTACGGACCCCAGCTCCCCAGACCTCTTCCCTCCTGTCTTCTCTCTTGGGAAAAATGTCTGCTCCATTGCTTCCTTCCTGATTCCCTCTCCCAGGGGACAGCGTTGTGCACCAACATTCCCAGCCCCCAAGTACGTATGCAAGACCACCAGACCAAGATCCTCTCACCTACACCAAGCCCAAGCCAATTCCGTCCTTCCCTCACTATACACATCTGATCCTGCCCCAAACCTGCTGCTCTACCAGTCCTGCAACCAGGCTTCCCTCTCCTGGACCATTTCAACTGCTTCCTAGTCAGCAATGAAATCTTCCCAGAACACAAATAGAAGCACACCACTCCCCTGCTTTAAACCCTTCAATGGCTTAGTCCCTATATCAGGAATGACATATAGTCTAACTTATAGGACACCTCCACATAAGCATGCTATTGAAAAGAATTTGGAGGCCAAGTCCAGACTCAAGAGGAAGAGATTACTGCTGAATTACTGCAGTCTGAGGTGGCCGTCAGAGGGAAGTGGTGGCGCTTCTCAGCCCAATAATGACTCCAACGGACTCCCTCATTGCACTTCTGGCTCCATTGCTCCAACCATACTGAACACCCGGGGTTCCTGTACGGCAATGCACTCTTTTTACTAACTACACCCTCCTCTCTGCATTCAGTTAGGCCAATGCCTACTCCAAAACAGAGGTCACCGCTGTTGCCTGTGAACGATTGTCTCCTAAGTTCCCACAGCATTgtgtctgcttcattcatagcaTTTACCTCACCCGATTGTGGTTATCTATTTACTAGTCTGTTCCACGAGATAGGAGCCCCTGGGGGCAGGGacctcctttctctccctgccCTCATCTGTGCTTCCGTATCACCTTGTGTATCGCTCTGTAATGGGACTTGCCGATATCTGCCTCATTACAGATTCTCTCTCTTCACCGTGTTAGATCCTAGAAGAGCAGAGATCATGAATTGTTCATCTTTCTATTACACCTACTGCTTTAAGCactaaaattgcttttaaaaatgcttattaaaCAGAGCACAGTCTATTCAATTGTTCCTTAAACCGTGAATCCCCATCCTTGGCTTCCACAGAGCTTTACCAGATGGATTCAGTGCTATCTGCTGTATTCCTTCAATCCCATCATGTGTGACCACGGGACTCCTAACAACTTTCCTGACTACATTCCAAACAAGCTTGAGCTATGAGAAAATACCTTCCTGTCCATTCCTGCCTCGACCTGAAGCTTTCCCACCACCACGCTCCTTGTTGTGCATCTCAAATGCACCTGAGTTGGTCTCTGTGAGTTCTACTCCTAATTTTGTTTTGGTTGTGTTTAGCCAGCATATTTTCTGGACTGTAAACATCAGAATAGACACTGGTCTGGGGGGACAGAAATTTACCAAGAGCCACACCATTCAAATGAATTCAGGTCTTCTGTGCCACAGTATCAACAAGGGTGAAATACTGTCAGTTGCCTTCCAGGGCACATGAAGAGGAACCAGCAGGGCTGCCATTCTGATTTTCAAACTGGTAAAGTGGAAACCTGCAATCTGTAGCCTAGAGAATTGTAGGACCATGCCTGGCCAAATGACTGACTCTTCAGAGGACAGTTTGCGAACTCTTAATTATAAGGGCCCTTCATTTGAACTTGGCTGGAATTCACTACAAATCACACCTTTCCTTCCAATGGATCAAAGTATGCAGCAGCCATAATATCTTGCTACTTCAGCAAGGTACTTGGGCTTCTGCTACCACAtctgcagacagaagaacaaggGTTATTGAGATGCAAACTCCCACAGGTAAGTTACTTGCTGCAGAGGAGTCAAGTGCTTGAATGGTAAACTAGTTGACTTTTAGGGTCCTGTCTAAACTTGAGATTCTGTGATTCTAGGACTTGCTATTTCAGGTTCCTTCAGTCTAGAGATAGAAGACAttcacacccacccacacaaTGAAACATACAAGTACCCAATGAAGACTCCCCTCTCAAAGTCACCTGAGCATCCCCAAATTCACATGTATACGCCAAttgagaagaaaagtaaaaactgAAGAGAGGTTTTAGGCTGCCTTCCAGACTAATTGGTATGTTGACTAATAAGGATCAAGACCCttttatatagagaaaaatactAAAAGACACATGCAAAGTCCAAGAAAAGGGTGTTTGGTTTCTGTCTTCTGCCCCGTCTTACATGCCAGGTCCTCCCTCTATAAAACACAAAGGAACAGTTTCAGGAAGACCCAAAAAAGATGTTCCGACCAGCGCCTCTTCTGACGGTGACCCACTGCAATTGGTGTAAACGTCACCCCCTGGGCAAGGTGGAGGGTAGAAATACCTCTGAGACCCATCTGCCCACTGCCAACTCCCCTGACAAGAGCTGGGCGGTCATTCCTCATACGTAAGACAGATGGCACCAGAATAGCtctgtgaataaaacttttaataatGTACAGCAGAAATTGGACAGGCTCATTcttatattaaaacaaaagatTTCCTATATTACAATTTATTTACATTTGCATACTGAAGAGGTAAAGTGTCTAAGTGGCTATTTTACAGTCCTTtctaataaaatgtacaaaaacaaacagaagtacCGAGGATGCCGTTCGGGGGCCTAGATGGCGACATCAGAACGGGCTTGGACTTGGTCTGTGAATCCAGAGGTGCAGGTAGACCCATGGGTCATGGTTAGCCTCAGAGAGCCAGCACACACAGTTTTAGTTTCTCCCCAATTCTTGCTTGGTGTTGAGGGAGATGGGGGGGTGGATTTCCCAAAAACCTGCTCAGTCTTCCCCGAGGTGGAGGAGCTGGAACACGTGTTTGGTGAGCACCAGCCCTGGGAA
Above is a window of Choloepus didactylus isolate mChoDid1 chromosome 8, mChoDid1.pri, whole genome shotgun sequence DNA encoding:
- the TAMALIN gene encoding protein TAMALIN; this translates as MTLRRLRKLQQKEEAAAARDPAASARDSEVVPAAPAPTPASGPPAAAAAPAPGSPGDELYAALEDYHPAELYRALAVSGGTLPRRKGSGFRWKNLSQSPEQQRKVLTLEKEDNQTFGFELQTYGLHHREEQRVEMVTFVCRVHEASPAHLAGLTPGDTIASVNGLNVEGVRHREIVDIIKASGNVLRLETLYGTSIRKAELEARLQYLKQTLYEKWGEYRSLMVQEQRLVHGIVVKDPSIYDTLESVRSCLYGAGLLPGSLPFGPLLAAPGGPRGGARRAGGDADDAVYHTCFFGAAEPPSLPLPPPPARAPAPAEAPASGLSPAPRAGLCRSASVRCAGPGGGGGAPGALWTEAREQALCGPGLRKTKYRSFRRRLLKFIPGLNRSLEEEESQL